The Episyrphus balteatus chromosome 4, idEpiBalt1.1, whole genome shotgun sequence genome includes a window with the following:
- the LOC129918311 gene encoding 3-oxoacyl-[acyl-carrier-protein] reductase FabG-like, with amino-acid sequence MSLNGKVAIITGASSGIGAETCKHFAKAGAHVVAVGRNLENLKLTAETCAKTNSSVKCLLVQADITKDTQKIVNETLAEFGKIDVLVNNAGIMANGSILEADLQQLDSVLDTNLRSVFQLTKLVLPHLIKTKGNVVNVSSVAGMRSFPNILSYCISKAALDQFTKCVALEMAPHNVRVNSVNPAMIVSDIYKRIGVNDEDYAKILERSATTHAMGRVGEVHEVAPAIVFLASDSASFITGALFPIDGGKSSMCPR; translated from the coding sequence atgagtttgaacGGAAAAGTAGCCATCATAACCGGAGCAAGTTCTGGAATCGGCGCTGAAACTTGTAAACACTTTGCCAAAGCTGGAGCTCATGTTGTAGCAGTTGGTAGAAATTTAGAAAACCTCAAACTTACAGCAGAAACATGTGCAAAAACTAATTCatctgttaaatgtttattaGTTCAAGCTGATATTACCAAAGACACACAAAAAATTGTCAACGAAACTCTAGCTGAATTTGGTAAAATCGATGTATTGGTTAATAATGCTGGAATTATGGCAAATGGATCAATTCTTGAAGCTGATCTTCAACAACTCGATTCAGTTTTAGATACAAATCTTCGTTCAGTTTTTCAATTAACTAAACTTGTTTTACCACATTTGATTAAGACGAAAGGAAATGTTGTCAATGTTTCAAGTGTTGCTGGTATGCGATCGTTTCCAAAtattttaagctattgcatatcAAAGGCAGCTTTGGATCAATTTACAAAATGTGTTGCTTTGGAAATGGCACCACATAATGTTCGAGTGAATTCTGTTAACCCGGCAATGATTGTTTCGGATATTTATAAACGAATTGGAGTCAATGATGAAGACTATGCGAAAATTTTAGAACGTTCAGCAACAACACATGCAATGGGAAGGGTTGGAGAAGTTCATGAAGTTGCTCCAGCTATTGTATTTTTAGCCAGTGATTCAGCGAGTTTTATAACCGGGGCACTATTTCCAATCGATGGTGGAAAGAGTTCCATGTGTCCAAGATAG